In Halomarina salina, one DNA window encodes the following:
- a CDS encoding SHOCT domain-containing protein, whose protein sequence is MSEDTSRSRLHENATEIASTIVTGIWLAALLTGQSWWLGALILGYVVVVPIVAVLFGDDEDREEWWEDDAWWGSSEDWWGGWGTSTTDETSTSDEPADPTADETPLETLRRRYAAGELTDAQFERKLERLLETDTLENVEERAARTERDRLRDREAERE, encoded by the coding sequence ATGAGCGAGGACACGTCGCGGAGTCGCCTCCACGAGAACGCGACCGAGATCGCCTCCACCATCGTCACGGGTATCTGGCTCGCGGCGCTGTTGACCGGGCAGAGCTGGTGGCTCGGCGCGTTGATCCTCGGGTACGTCGTCGTCGTCCCCATCGTCGCCGTCCTGTTCGGCGACGACGAGGACCGCGAGGAGTGGTGGGAGGACGACGCCTGGTGGGGGTCATCCGAGGACTGGTGGGGCGGATGGGGGACGTCGACGACCGACGAGACGTCGACCAGCGACGAGCCCGCCGACCCGACCGCCGACGAGACGCCCCTGGAGACGCTCCGGCGACGTTACGCGGCCGGCGAACTCACCGACGCGCAGTTCGAACGGAAACTGGAACGCCTGCTGGAGACCGACACGCTGGAGAACGTCGAGGAGCGCGCGGCCCGGACGGAACGCGACCGACTCCGCGACCGCGAGGCCGAACGGGAGTAA
- a CDS encoding MBL fold metallo-hydrolase, which translates to MERVRDDTHRLQLGWTEPFVVNAYVFEGGDGVTLVDTGMPANRHSLRSELAAAGYRPGDVDRVLLTHYDLDHVGGLTPLARWLGGPAFDAAVYLGATDVALVRGHHDPPWIHHKGSFHRFARAVFDLDDVPLRRVDDGDRVGGFTAYHTPGHNPGHTAYVHDDGVAFVGDLMWETDGELTPPFWGDSYSMRELRDSVRAFSDRAGEFEAVCPGHGTPFVRRGSERVRALAARLR; encoded by the coding sequence ATGGAACGGGTCCGCGACGACACCCACCGGTTGCAACTCGGCTGGACCGAACCGTTCGTCGTCAACGCGTACGTGTTCGAGGGGGGCGACGGCGTGACGCTGGTGGACACGGGGATGCCGGCGAACCGGCATTCGCTGCGGTCGGAACTCGCCGCGGCCGGGTACCGGCCGGGGGACGTCGACCGGGTCCTGCTGACGCACTACGACCTCGACCACGTCGGGGGGCTGACGCCGCTCGCGCGCTGGCTGGGCGGTCCCGCGTTCGACGCCGCCGTCTACCTGGGTGCGACGGACGTGGCGCTGGTCCGGGGCCACCACGACCCGCCGTGGATTCACCACAAGGGGTCGTTCCACCGCTTCGCACGGGCGGTGTTCGACCTCGACGACGTACCGCTCCGGCGCGTCGACGACGGCGACCGCGTCGGCGGGTTCACGGCCTACCACACGCCGGGGCACAACCCCGGCCACACGGCCTACGTCCACGACGACGGCGTGGCGTTCGTCGGCGACCTCATGTGGGAGACGGACGGCGAACTGACGCCGCCGTTCTGGGGCGACAGCTACTCGATGCGCGAACTCCGGGACAGCGTCCGGGCGTTCAGCGACCGCGCTGGCGAGTTCGAGGCGGTCTGCCCCGGCCACGGCACGCCGTTCGTCCGCCGCGGCAGCGAGCGGGTGCGCGCGCTGGCGGCGCGGCTGCGGTGA